From Aliarcobacter butzleri, the proteins below share one genomic window:
- a CDS encoding RNA polymerase sigma factor gives MLKYYKELFLYIKDKIPNKDNAQDIVQETYEKVISIKNSKEIENERALLYKVAKNIIIDRLRKNKNYKEISYEEENFISQSKAPEDLAIEQNQQDILMKELKKLPPKRKEAFVLHILEGYTKEEIANIMNISYLAVEKHISRATIELREKLRKKEEI, from the coding sequence ATGCTGAAATATTATAAAGAACTATTTTTATACATAAAAGATAAAATCCCAAACAAAGATAATGCACAAGATATAGTTCAAGAGACTTATGAAAAAGTAATATCTATCAAAAATAGCAAAGAAATAGAAAATGAAAGAGCCCTACTTTACAAAGTAGCAAAAAATATTATTATTGATAGACTAAGAAAAAACAAAAATTACAAAGAAATTTCTTATGAAGAAGAAAATTTTATATCACAATCTAAAGCACCTGAAGATTTGGCAATAGAACAAAATCAACAAGATATTTTGATGAAAGAACTAAAAAAACTACCACCAAAAAGAAAAGAAGCTTTTGTATTGCATATATTAGAAGGTTATACAAAAGAAGAAATAGCAAATATAATGAATATCTCATATTTAGCAGTAGAAAAACATATCTCAAGAGCAACTATTGAGTTGCGAGAAAAACTAAGAAAAAAAGAGGAAATCTAA
- a CDS encoding FecR family protein, whose amino-acid sequence MSNQDIQDEELITQIKALPKDFLEELKNEVRLNRQKENRKRRFLRRIVPLVAACILSVVSVSLFVDFPTYSKEYLASNKIQNDILLPDNSKIYLDANTTINVKYYKNKRVINLSNGKAIFEVTSNETQPFIVNTKRINVKVLGTKFEVVNLEDKLQVNVLEGKVQVSKAQNDKELAIVTKGQSLQLDKNANLISQNSVNIERMFQWKDGKYSFQQTSLDEVLNEFSKHLDINIVFEKEKAKLYPISGNFEVKHFDNFLKVLPMIHPVKVENKDNIIVIK is encoded by the coding sequence ATGTCAAATCAAGATATCCAAGATGAAGAATTAATAACTCAAATAAAAGCCTTACCAAAAGATTTTTTGGAAGAATTAAAAAATGAAGTAAGACTAAATAGACAAAAAGAAAATAGAAAAAGAAGATTTTTAAGACGAATTGTTCCTCTTGTTGCTGCATGTATTTTAAGTGTTGTATCTGTTTCACTTTTTGTAGATTTTCCAACATATTCAAAAGAGTATTTAGCTTCAAATAAAATACAAAATGATATTTTATTACCTGATAATTCAAAAATATATTTAGATGCGAATACAACTATAAATGTTAAATATTATAAAAATAAAAGAGTAATAAATCTATCAAATGGAAAAGCAATATTTGAAGTAACTTCAAATGAAACTCAGCCTTTTATAGTAAATACAAAAAGAATAAATGTAAAAGTTTTAGGTACAAAGTTTGAAGTTGTAAATCTTGAAGATAAATTACAAGTAAATGTTTTAGAAGGAAAAGTTCAAGTTTCAAAAGCACAAAATGACAAAGAGTTAGCAATAGTTACAAAAGGGCAATCTTTACAACTTGATAAAAATGCAAATTTAATAAGTCAAAATAGCGTGAATATCGAAAGAATGTTTCAATGGAAAGATGGAAAATATAGTTTTCAACAAACAAGTTTAGATGAAGTATTAAATGAGTTCTCAAAACATTTAGATATAAATATAGTTTTTGAAAAGGAAAAAGCAAAACTATATCCAATAAGTGGGAATTTTGAAGTCAAACATTTTGATAACTTTTTAAAAGTTTTACCTATGATACATCCAGTTAAAGTTGAAAATAAAGATAATATTATTGTTATAAAATAA